From a single Arthrobacter sp. SLBN-112 genomic region:
- a CDS encoding SCO4848 family membrane protein encodes MQLPVLAALVLIVAGVWSLVVWPQFLRRVMKDPRARDAAGKATRFLTVHVVLVSISMVLGLATAVIGVLGLLG; translated from the coding sequence ATGCAGCTTCCCGTCCTCGCCGCGCTGGTCCTGATCGTCGCCGGCGTCTGGTCGCTGGTGGTCTGGCCGCAGTTCCTCCGCCGCGTGATGAAGGATCCCCGGGCCCGCGACGCGGCAGGCAAGGCCACCCGGTTCCTGACCGTGCATGTGGTGCTGGTGAGCATCTCCATGGTGCTCGGACTCGCCACAGCAGTGATCGGCGTCCTCGGCCTGCTGGGCTGA
- a CDS encoding DUF2505 domain-containing protein → MALSATTSLPHPVDSVAAVLVNEDFQRHVSQLVGGTLESFTVDGDLAGAFNATSVRTLPTTRLPEIARKFVGEHLKVTQVENWEAPAADGSRQSNISLKIAGAPVDVTAVQRLVADAGGTRVELEGAVKSSVPFLGGKIADAAEPMVAKALNLQAAQAQAWLESH, encoded by the coding sequence ATGGCGCTGAGCGCAACCACTTCCCTTCCGCACCCCGTTGACAGCGTTGCCGCAGTGCTGGTGAACGAAGACTTCCAGCGCCACGTCAGCCAGCTGGTGGGCGGCACCCTGGAGTCATTCACCGTGGACGGCGACCTTGCAGGGGCCTTCAACGCCACCTCCGTGCGCACCCTTCCCACCACCCGCCTGCCCGAGATCGCCCGCAAGTTCGTCGGTGAGCACCTCAAGGTGACCCAGGTGGAGAACTGGGAAGCCCCCGCAGCCGACGGCTCCCGCCAGAGCAACATTTCGCTGAAGATTGCCGGGGCGCCCGTGGATGTCACCGCCGTCCAGCGCCTCGTGGCAGATGCCGGTGGAACCCGGGTGGAGCTTGAGGGCGCCGTCAAGTCCTCTGTCCCGTTCCTCGGTGGCAAGATCGCCGACGCCGCCGAACCCATGGTGGCCAAGGCACTGAACCTGCAGGCCGCACAGGCGCAGGCCTGGCTGGAAAGCCACTAG
- a CDS encoding SDR family oxidoreductase, with the protein MTAMSAPPTPKTVLVTGATGYIGGRLVPKLLEAGHAVKVLVRSPDKIAGVPWRDKVDVVESSLDDGDALRDALAGVDVFYYLVHSMAAGAGFEAKEKAMAGKAAEAAAAAGVPRIVYLGGLHPQGVELSTHMRSREAVGKVFLDSPVDAVVFQAGVVIGSGSASFEMIRHLSETLPLMPAPSWVRNRIEAIAVRDVLYYLVSAASLVGPINRTFDIGCRQVLTYAGMMKEYAAEAGLPYRVVLALPVPAPKLAGMWVALTTPIPLSMAVPLVQSLQHDAVSNEHDIDQYIPQPDGGLTPYRTAVALALGKERDGQVETTWANAGADSDPLPSDPEWAGHKVYIDERTFHGDVDPAHVWTIIEGIGGRNGWYSLPLAWQVRGWLDKLTGGAGLLRGRRHPHTLAAGEVVDWWRVERIDRGRLLRLRAEMRAPGRAWLELSVEPDGDGSRYRQRAIFFPKGLSGRLYWLAVLPFHSLIFPAMARNITATAQKLADAEPSPATP; encoded by the coding sequence ATGACTGCAATGAGTGCCCCGCCAACACCGAAGACTGTGCTTGTCACCGGGGCCACCGGCTACATCGGCGGCCGCCTGGTGCCCAAGCTGCTGGAAGCAGGCCACGCCGTCAAGGTGCTGGTCCGCTCGCCTGACAAGATCGCCGGCGTGCCCTGGCGGGACAAAGTGGACGTCGTGGAAAGCAGCCTGGACGACGGCGACGCACTCCGCGACGCCCTTGCCGGCGTCGACGTCTTCTACTACCTGGTGCATTCGATGGCTGCCGGTGCAGGGTTCGAGGCAAAGGAAAAAGCGATGGCCGGGAAGGCCGCGGAAGCTGCAGCGGCCGCGGGGGTACCCCGGATTGTCTACCTGGGCGGCCTGCACCCCCAGGGCGTGGAACTCTCCACCCATATGCGGTCGCGGGAGGCGGTGGGCAAGGTCTTCCTGGACAGCCCGGTGGACGCTGTCGTCTTCCAGGCGGGCGTGGTGATCGGCTCCGGTTCCGCCTCCTTTGAGATGATCCGCCACCTCTCCGAAACGCTGCCCCTGATGCCGGCGCCCAGCTGGGTGCGCAACAGGATCGAAGCCATCGCCGTGCGTGACGTCCTCTACTACCTGGTGTCCGCGGCATCGCTGGTGGGCCCCATCAACCGCACGTTCGACATTGGCTGCCGGCAGGTGCTGACCTACGCGGGCATGATGAAGGAATACGCCGCGGAAGCGGGCCTGCCCTACCGTGTGGTGCTCGCGCTGCCGGTGCCGGCGCCCAAGCTGGCAGGCATGTGGGTGGCCCTGACAACACCCATCCCGCTTTCCATGGCCGTGCCGCTGGTCCAGTCGCTGCAGCATGACGCCGTTTCCAACGAGCACGACATCGACCAGTACATCCCACAGCCCGACGGCGGCCTGACCCCCTACCGCACGGCGGTGGCCCTGGCGCTGGGCAAGGAGCGGGACGGCCAGGTGGAGACCACGTGGGCCAACGCCGGCGCCGACTCCGATCCGCTTCCCAGCGACCCCGAATGGGCGGGGCACAAGGTGTACATCGACGAAAGGACCTTCCACGGCGATGTGGACCCGGCCCACGTCTGGACCATCATCGAGGGCATCGGCGGACGCAATGGCTGGTATTCGCTGCCGCTGGCCTGGCAGGTCCGGGGGTGGCTGGACAAACTGACGGGCGGCGCCGGCCTGCTGCGCGGCCGGCGGCACCCCCACACGCTGGCGGCCGGCGAGGTGGTGGACTGGTGGCGGGTGGAGCGGATCGATCGGGGCCGCCTGCTCCGGCTGCGGGCCGAGATGCGGGCGCCGGGACGGGCGTGGCTGGAGCTTTCCGTGGAGCCCGACGGCGACGGAAGCCGCTACCGGCAACGCGCCATTTTCTTCCCCAAGGGATTGAGCGGACGGCTCTACTGGCTGGCCGTGCTGCCGTTCCACAGCCTGATCTTCCCGGCCATGGCGCGGAACATCACCGCCACAGCGCAGAAACTGGCCGATGCGGAACCCTCGCCGGCCACCCCGTAG
- the mfd gene encoding transcription-repair coupling factor, producing MSLPGQSAAGTSSTGTSRAGTSRAAKSSAGKGSAGTSPAPSLDGLRRALAPDHTFARVRAEAARGFAVRGQDYQISAPAGLRPVLLAEMADGLAAKAEQAGAEPGVVLAVTATGREAEDLTAALRAYLPADAVAEFPSWETLPHERLSPRSDTVGRRLSVLRRLAHPESSTAGCLRVVVAPVRAVVQPVVVGLGDLVPVTLKVGQEVPFSDVVKSLADAAYARVDMVTHRGEFAVRGGIIDVFPPTEDHPIRVEFFGDEVDQMRWFAVADQRSLSAPGIHHPTELHAPPCREILITPSVMSRAATLKAQLPAAADMLEKIAGGIAVEGMESLAPVLVDAMVPFVDQLPAESVAVVIEPEKVRTRAHDLAATNEEFLEAAWSTASDGGAAPLDLSSQASAALHSASFRSLAETRGSALEHGVSWWSITSLVQDAELLPEIDVLNLHAREPRGYQGDVAEMMEFIGSHVRDQWRIVVATEGPGPAQRLAELFHENDIPCARVDSLDHEPQAGIIEVTTAAVGRGFVLDGLKLGLLTEADLLGRTSAGSTKDMRRMPSKRRNAVDPLQLVAGDHVVHEQHGIGRFVELIQRKVAGGGDGVREYLVLEYAPAKRGGPGDRLFVPTDQLDQVTRYVGGDAPVLSKMGGADWASTKSKARRAVKEIAGELIRLYSARMASRGHAFGPDTPWQRELEEAFPYVETPDQLTTINEVKADMEREIPMDRLVSGDVGYGKTEIAVRAAFKAVQDGKQVAVLVPTTLLAQQHYETFTERFSGFPLRVKPLSRFQTAKEAKETAEGVKSGAVDVVIGTHRLLAKDFEFKDLGLVIVDEEQRFGVEHKEALKKMRTNVDVLAMSATPIPRTLEMSLTGIRETSTLATPPEERHPVLTYVGPYTDKQTSAAIRRELMREGQVFLVHNRVSTIERTAARIRELVPEARVEVAHGKMSESRLEQIIVDFWERRFDVLVCTTIIETGLDISNANTLIVDGADKYGLSQLHQLRGRVGRGRERAYAYFLYPSEKPLGEVALERLKAVAAHNELGAGMQLAMKDLEIRGAGNLLGGEQSGHIQGVGFDLYIRLVGEAVADFRGEAEEKAAEMKIELPVNAHLPHDYVPGERLRLEAYRKLAAALTNEAIDEVQAELVDRYGDLPLPAQNLVAVARFRVGAREAGLSDVALQGNFVKFSPATLPESKTMRLNRMYPGSQSKPALDAVLIPKPKTARIGGRDLQDAEILEWANGVIRNIFSDAPLAVS from the coding sequence ATGAGTCTTCCCGGCCAGTCCGCCGCCGGCACATCCAGCACAGGCACGTCCCGCGCCGGAACGTCCCGCGCCGCCAAAAGCAGTGCCGGCAAGGGCAGTGCCGGAACGTCCCCAGCCCCATCGCTGGACGGACTGCGCCGCGCGCTGGCACCGGACCATACGTTCGCCCGGGTCCGTGCCGAGGCCGCCCGGGGATTCGCCGTCCGCGGACAGGACTACCAGATCAGCGCTCCTGCGGGACTCCGTCCGGTGCTGCTTGCGGAGATGGCGGACGGACTTGCCGCCAAGGCGGAACAGGCCGGCGCCGAGCCTGGCGTGGTGCTGGCCGTCACCGCCACCGGCCGGGAGGCGGAGGACCTGACCGCAGCCCTGCGCGCCTACCTGCCGGCGGACGCTGTGGCGGAGTTCCCCAGCTGGGAGACCCTCCCACACGAGCGGCTTTCGCCGCGCTCGGACACGGTAGGCCGCCGGCTGTCAGTGCTGCGCCGCCTGGCCCATCCGGAAAGCTCGACGGCGGGATGCCTCCGGGTGGTGGTGGCGCCCGTCCGCGCCGTGGTCCAGCCGGTGGTGGTGGGCCTGGGCGACCTCGTTCCCGTCACGCTGAAGGTGGGCCAGGAGGTTCCATTCTCCGACGTGGTGAAGAGCCTGGCCGACGCCGCGTACGCCCGGGTGGACATGGTGACGCACCGCGGCGAGTTCGCCGTCCGCGGCGGCATCATCGACGTTTTCCCGCCCACGGAGGACCACCCCATCCGGGTGGAGTTCTTCGGCGACGAAGTGGACCAGATGCGCTGGTTCGCCGTGGCCGACCAACGCTCGCTGTCCGCCCCGGGCATCCACCACCCCACCGAGCTGCACGCCCCGCCGTGCCGCGAAATCCTCATCACCCCGTCCGTCATGTCCCGTGCCGCCACCCTGAAGGCCCAGCTCCCGGCCGCGGCGGACATGCTGGAAAAGATCGCCGGCGGCATTGCCGTGGAGGGCATGGAGTCCCTGGCGCCGGTGCTGGTGGATGCGATGGTCCCGTTCGTTGACCAGTTGCCCGCAGAGTCCGTCGCCGTGGTGATCGAACCGGAAAAGGTGCGCACGCGCGCCCACGACCTCGCCGCCACCAACGAGGAGTTCCTGGAGGCGGCCTGGTCCACGGCGTCCGACGGCGGGGCGGCCCCTTTGGACCTCAGCTCACAGGCGAGTGCGGCGCTTCATTCGGCGAGCTTCCGCTCTTTGGCTGAAACCCGGGGGTCCGCCCTGGAGCACGGCGTGTCCTGGTGGTCCATCACGTCCCTGGTACAGGATGCGGAACTGCTCCCCGAGATCGACGTGCTGAACCTGCATGCCCGCGAACCCCGCGGCTACCAGGGCGACGTGGCCGAAATGATGGAGTTCATCGGCTCGCACGTCCGCGACCAGTGGCGGATCGTTGTTGCCACCGAAGGTCCCGGCCCGGCCCAGCGCCTGGCCGAGCTGTTCCATGAGAACGACATCCCCTGCGCCCGGGTGGACAGCCTGGACCACGAACCCCAGGCGGGCATCATCGAGGTGACCACTGCCGCCGTCGGCCGTGGTTTTGTCCTGGACGGCCTCAAGCTGGGCCTGCTCACCGAAGCCGACCTGCTGGGCCGGACCTCGGCCGGGTCCACCAAGGACATGCGGCGGATGCCCTCCAAGCGGCGCAACGCCGTGGACCCGCTGCAACTGGTGGCGGGGGACCACGTGGTCCACGAACAGCACGGCATTGGCCGGTTCGTGGAACTCATCCAGCGCAAGGTGGCCGGCGGCGGCGACGGCGTCCGCGAATACCTGGTGCTGGAGTACGCACCGGCCAAGCGCGGCGGTCCCGGCGACCGGTTGTTCGTCCCCACTGACCAGCTGGACCAAGTGACCCGCTATGTGGGCGGCGACGCCCCGGTCCTCAGCAAGATGGGCGGCGCGGACTGGGCCAGCACCAAGTCCAAGGCCCGCAGGGCGGTCAAGGAAATCGCCGGTGAACTGATCCGGCTGTACTCCGCCCGCATGGCCTCCCGTGGCCACGCCTTCGGCCCTGACACCCCGTGGCAGCGCGAACTGGAGGAAGCCTTCCCGTACGTGGAGACGCCGGACCAGCTGACCACCATCAACGAGGTCAAGGCGGACATGGAGCGGGAGATTCCCATGGACCGGCTGGTGTCCGGCGACGTGGGCTATGGCAAGACCGAAATTGCGGTGCGTGCTGCCTTCAAGGCCGTGCAGGACGGCAAACAGGTGGCGGTGCTGGTGCCCACCACGCTGCTGGCCCAGCAGCACTACGAAACGTTCACCGAGCGGTTCTCCGGGTTTCCGCTGCGGGTGAAGCCGCTGTCCCGGTTCCAGACCGCCAAGGAAGCCAAGGAGACGGCGGAAGGGGTGAAAAGCGGGGCCGTGGACGTGGTGATCGGTACCCACCGGCTGCTGGCCAAGGACTTCGAGTTCAAGGACCTGGGCCTGGTGATCGTCGATGAGGAACAGCGGTTCGGCGTGGAGCACAAGGAAGCGCTGAAGAAGATGCGCACCAACGTGGACGTCCTGGCTATGAGTGCCACCCCGATTCCCCGCACCCTGGAAATGTCCCTCACCGGGATCCGGGAAACCTCAACCCTGGCCACCCCGCCGGAGGAACGGCACCCCGTGCTCACGTACGTGGGCCCGTACACGGACAAGCAGACCTCCGCCGCCATCCGGCGGGAACTCATGCGTGAAGGCCAGGTGTTCCTGGTCCACAACCGGGTGTCCACCATTGAGCGGACGGCCGCCAGGATCCGCGAGCTGGTGCCTGAGGCGCGTGTGGAGGTGGCGCACGGCAAGATGTCCGAGAGCCGCCTGGAGCAGATCATCGTTGACTTCTGGGAGCGGCGCTTCGACGTGCTGGTGTGCACCACCATCATCGAGACCGGCCTGGACATCTCCAACGCCAATACCCTGATCGTGGATGGCGCGGACAAGTACGGCCTGTCCCAGCTGCACCAGCTCCGCGGCCGCGTGGGACGTGGCCGTGAGCGCGCCTACGCCTACTTCCTGTACCCGTCGGAGAAGCCGCTGGGTGAGGTGGCGCTGGAACGGCTCAAGGCTGTGGCCGCGCACAACGAGCTCGGCGCCGGCATGCAGCTGGCCATGAAGGACCTGGAAATCCGCGGCGCCGGCAACCTGCTGGGCGGGGAACAGTCCGGCCACATCCAGGGGGTGGGTTTCGACCTGTACATCCGCCTGGTGGGCGAGGCCGTGGCCGACTTCCGGGGTGAAGCCGAAGAAAAGGCCGCGGAGATGAAGATCGAGCTGCCGGTCAACGCCCACCTGCCGCACGACTACGTTCCCGGCGAGCGGCTGCGGCTTGAGGCGTACCGGAAGCTCGCCGCGGCCCTCACCAACGAGGCCATCGACGAGGTGCAGGCAGAACTCGTTGACCGCTACGGCGACCTTCCGCTGCCGGCCCAGAACCTGGTGGCTGTGGCACGCTTCCGTGTTGGTGCCCGCGAAGCCGGCCTGTCCGACGTCGCGCTGCAGGGAAACTTCGTTAAGTTCTCCCCGGCCACCCTCCCCGAATCCAAGACCATGCGCCTGAACAGGATGTACCCGGGATCGCAGTCCAAGCCCGCCCTGGACGCCGTGCTCATCCCCAAGCCCAAGACCGCGCGGATCGGCGGCCGGGACCTGCAGGACGCCGAGATCCTGGAATGGGCCAACGGCGTGATCCGGAACATTTTCTCCGATGCCCCGCTGGCGGTGAGTTAG
- a CDS encoding metal-dependent hydrolase produces the protein MGGHHAASGAAAWVAVASTGPYTLGWYPLDPTGILIGGMATAGTALVCDWDHRASTVAHSLPPLSNVIARGIENASGGHRQGTHSILGAAVFVFLAGLASQVHMDTGWGRLSVGAGLLCMFLINIAAKALKLFPKSGFISNWIFALVMAGLVTVYAPDQWTWLPTSMLIGVVVHIVGDLITTGGVPLLWPLVVRPPKMLRRLPLLRNVWRANGALSLPLLGRAGSKREWLVLIPVSAYAMVGMSMAGWAIAQHHWGRVAAAAGAWIRLWF, from the coding sequence ATGGGAGGACACCACGCCGCGTCGGGAGCCGCGGCGTGGGTAGCTGTTGCGTCCACCGGCCCCTACACCCTGGGTTGGTATCCGCTGGACCCCACGGGAATCCTCATCGGCGGCATGGCCACCGCGGGCACGGCGCTGGTGTGCGACTGGGACCACCGGGCAAGTACGGTGGCCCACTCGCTGCCGCCGCTGTCCAACGTGATCGCGCGCGGCATCGAGAACGCCAGCGGGGGCCATCGGCAGGGCACGCACTCCATCCTGGGTGCCGCGGTCTTCGTGTTCTTGGCGGGCCTGGCGTCGCAGGTGCACATGGACACCGGCTGGGGCCGCCTGTCCGTGGGGGCCGGGCTGCTGTGCATGTTCCTGATCAACATTGCAGCCAAGGCCCTGAAGCTTTTTCCCAAGAGCGGCTTCATCTCCAACTGGATTTTTGCGCTGGTGATGGCCGGCCTGGTCACGGTGTACGCGCCGGATCAGTGGACCTGGCTGCCCACATCGATGCTGATCGGGGTGGTGGTGCACATCGTCGGCGACCTCATCACCACCGGGGGAGTGCCGCTGCTGTGGCCGCTGGTGGTCCGGCCACCGAAAATGCTGCGCCGGCTGCCGCTGCTGCGAAACGTCTGGCGGGCCAACGGCGCCCTGTCCCTGCCACTGCTGGGGCGTGCCGGTTCCAAACGGGAGTGGCTGGTGCTGATCCCGGTCAGTGCCTACGCCATGGTGGGCATGTCCATGGCCGGATGGGCCATCGCACAACACCACTGGGGCCGCGTGGCCGCTGCCGCGGGCGCGTGGATTAGGCTGTGGTTCTAG
- the deoC gene encoding deoxyribose-phosphate aldolase, which translates to MSNEATVHAGTADPAGAADIASYIDHTLLKPEASEADVLKVCAEAAKYRFKSVCVNPIWVKTVTTALKGSGVLTCSVVGFPLGATPTDVKSFEARGAVLDGADEVDMVINIAAARAGDKGALTDDIAAVAETVHAGGAILKVIIETALLTDEQKVLACQAAVEAGADFVKTSTGFNGGGATVEDVALMRRTVGPDLGVKASGGVRSLADAQAMIAAGATRIGASSGIAIVKGEQGSAAY; encoded by the coding sequence ATGAGCAACGAAGCCACCGTTCACGCAGGAACCGCTGATCCGGCCGGGGCCGCGGACATCGCCTCCTACATCGACCACACGCTGCTCAAGCCCGAAGCCTCGGAGGCTGACGTGCTGAAGGTCTGCGCGGAGGCGGCCAAGTATCGGTTCAAGTCGGTCTGCGTCAACCCCATCTGGGTCAAGACGGTCACCACCGCGCTCAAAGGCTCCGGCGTCCTCACCTGCTCCGTGGTGGGCTTTCCGCTGGGGGCCACGCCCACCGATGTGAAGTCATTCGAAGCCCGCGGCGCCGTGCTGGACGGGGCGGACGAGGTGGACATGGTGATCAACATTGCCGCCGCGAGGGCAGGCGACAAGGGTGCCCTGACGGACGACATCGCGGCGGTTGCCGAGACCGTGCACGCGGGCGGTGCCATCCTGAAAGTCATCATCGAAACCGCCCTCCTCACGGATGAGCAGAAGGTGCTGGCATGCCAGGCGGCCGTGGAGGCCGGCGCGGACTTCGTGAAGACCTCCACCGGATTCAACGGCGGCGGTGCCACCGTTGAAGATGTAGCCCTGATGCGCAGGACCGTTGGCCCGGACCTGGGGGTCAAGGCCTCCGGCGGCGTACGGTCCCTGGCCGACGCGCAGGCTATGATTGCAGCAGGTGCAACACGAATTGGTGCCAGCTCCGGGATTGCCATTGTCAAGGGTGAACAGGGTTCAGCCGCTTACTGA
- a CDS encoding FAD-dependent oxidoreductase, whose translation MSAPAPSTSTSTATRIVIAGAGPAAQALVAQLDRARFNGSITVLSNRDDTPEELLELAMLPQVSVRFGQPASHIDAAKRTVATADGMEFAYDQFVIATGSAPVAAPVDGAGQCLSYSTIDDAPRIADGVQEVARQLGRRPVGILVGTGAAAGQAEAVLRAKGVRPIRTTARPAAVIPAAVSSGSGSPLASSAVVFEDGSSMAGDLVVLAEERVSRDGLAASAGLRTAPGGGIEISRDFRTSVPGIWAIGDAAAFDGVRLGLLVAAASAAGACATQLLSASSAAPVLQSAA comes from the coding sequence ATGTCCGCTCCGGCACCCTCAACGTCCACCTCCACCGCTACGCGCATCGTCATCGCCGGCGCCGGCCCCGCCGCCCAGGCCCTGGTGGCACAATTGGACCGCGCACGGTTCAACGGCTCCATCACGGTGCTGAGCAACCGCGACGACACCCCGGAAGAGCTGCTGGAGCTGGCCATGCTGCCCCAGGTCTCCGTGCGCTTCGGCCAGCCGGCCAGCCACATCGACGCCGCCAAGCGCACCGTGGCAACGGCGGATGGCATGGAATTCGCCTACGACCAATTCGTGATTGCCACCGGATCGGCTCCCGTAGCCGCCCCCGTGGACGGCGCCGGACAGTGCCTGAGCTACTCCACGATCGATGACGCCCCACGCATTGCGGACGGAGTACAGGAAGTCGCCAGGCAGCTGGGCCGGCGCCCCGTGGGGATCCTGGTGGGCACCGGCGCAGCGGCAGGGCAGGCCGAAGCGGTGCTCCGGGCCAAAGGGGTGCGGCCCATCCGCACCACCGCCCGGCCCGCCGCCGTCATCCCCGCTGCCGTTTCCAGCGGCTCCGGTTCCCCTCTCGCCTCCTCCGCCGTGGTCTTCGAGGACGGCAGCAGCATGGCCGGCGACCTGGTGGTCCTGGCCGAGGAGCGGGTCTCCCGGGACGGCCTCGCTGCCAGCGCCGGCCTGCGGACCGCTCCCGGCGGGGGCATCGAGATCAGCCGCGACTTCCGGACATCCGTCCCGGGAATCTGGGCCATCGGTGACGCAGCAGCGTTCGACGGCGTCCGGCTGGGGCTGCTGGTGGCAGCCGCCTCCGCGGCGGGTGCCTGCGCCACCCAGCTGCTGTCCGCATCGTCGGCAGCACCGGTCCTGCAGTCGGCTGCCTGA
- a CDS encoding uroporphyrinogen-III synthase, with amino-acid sequence MTALAPAEAAQADPTQAEPAPQADEATDAAESPLEGFRIGVTSDRRSRDLIEALERRGAEVLHAPALKIAPVQEDIRLIEDTKAIIAAKPDLCIATTAYGMRRWCEAADSFGIGDELLETLGSTRMFVRGPKARGAVRAAGLADVGISSDETTSTLVDMLLTEGVRGKTVAMQLHGYTDVRQIERLRMSGATVLTVTPYRWVKPDGEDKLPRLIEAACSGNLDVLTFTSAPAVDAMWSTAHEMGLYKQLVESLKLNVTTAVVGPVTAQPLLDAGLNPLIPERFRMGALIRLVCEHLALNHVRRLDTRSGNIELRGRSLRIDGQAVELAPAPLLLLRALLGAGGAVLSRESLSDLLELRGSVHALDMTVSRLRSSLPDGKLIETVVKRGYRIRV; translated from the coding sequence ATGACTGCACTTGCACCGGCTGAAGCGGCCCAGGCTGACCCAACCCAGGCCGAACCGGCGCCGCAGGCCGACGAAGCCACCGATGCCGCGGAGTCGCCGCTGGAAGGGTTCCGCATTGGCGTGACCTCGGACCGGCGGTCGCGCGACCTGATCGAGGCCCTGGAGCGCCGGGGTGCCGAAGTGCTGCATGCGCCGGCGCTCAAGATCGCCCCCGTCCAGGAGGACATCCGGCTCATCGAGGACACCAAGGCCATCATCGCCGCCAAGCCGGACCTGTGCATCGCCACCACCGCTTACGGCATGCGCCGGTGGTGCGAAGCCGCGGACTCCTTCGGCATCGGCGACGAACTGCTGGAAACGCTCGGGAGCACCCGCATGTTCGTTCGGGGACCCAAAGCCCGCGGTGCGGTGCGCGCGGCCGGCCTTGCCGACGTCGGCATCAGCAGCGACGAAACCACCTCCACGCTGGTGGACATGCTGCTCACCGAGGGCGTGCGCGGCAAAACCGTCGCCATGCAGCTGCATGGCTACACGGACGTGCGCCAGATCGAGCGCCTGCGGATGTCCGGCGCCACCGTCCTCACTGTCACTCCTTACCGCTGGGTGAAGCCGGACGGCGAGGACAAGCTGCCGCGGCTGATCGAGGCCGCCTGCAGCGGAAACCTGGACGTCCTGACCTTCACCAGCGCCCCCGCCGTGGACGCCATGTGGAGCACCGCCCATGAGATGGGCCTTTACAAACAGCTGGTGGAGAGCCTGAAACTGAACGTCACCACCGCCGTGGTGGGTCCCGTAACCGCGCAGCCCCTCCTGGACGCAGGGCTGAACCCGCTGATCCCGGAACGGTTCCGGATGGGGGCCCTCATCCGGCTGGTGTGCGAGCACCTGGCGCTGAACCATGTCCGGCGGCTGGATACCCGCTCGGGGAACATCGAGCTTCGCGGCCGCAGCCTGCGGATCGACGGCCAGGCAGTGGAACTGGCGCCCGCTCCCCTGCTGCTCCTGCGCGCCCTGCTGGGTGCCGGCGGCGCTGTCCTGTCCCGTGAATCACTCTCCGACCTGCTGGAACTCCGGGGCTCCGTGCACGCGCTGGACATGACCGTGAGCAGGCTGCGTTCATCGCTGCCGGACGGCAAACTCATTGAAACGGTGGTCAAGCGGGGGTACCGGATCCGCGTCTAA
- the cobA gene encoding uroporphyrinogen-III C-methyltransferase, translating into MQLSIDLTGRNVVVAGSPTAARQAVRRYEAAGAVVHRLGSPAEARFVHLPERLFLVAAVEDGQPGWDAFLERCRKTGIPVAAEPAAGPAGHVTLVGGGPGTGDLLTVAALKALRDADVVFYDRLAPYQELPLLTSAELVDVGKKPGHHKVSQSDIEKLMVESALAGNNVVRLKGGDPYVFGRGGEEVAACVAAGVQVQVVSGVTSAISVPAAAGIPVTHREVSHMFTVVSGHAPLTEKEHHHLAGLGGTIVVLMGIGTLHQLAAGLRRAGMRPDMPMAVVERGYRPGQRTTIADLGTITSAAARCSNPAVLVIGEVVRVAEANRNHAAAAADLDRLAASLLGS; encoded by the coding sequence ATGCAGCTCAGTATCGACCTCACCGGCCGGAACGTCGTGGTGGCCGGCAGCCCCACTGCCGCGCGGCAGGCGGTGCGGCGGTACGAAGCCGCGGGCGCCGTCGTGCACCGCCTTGGCAGCCCGGCCGAGGCCCGGTTCGTCCACCTGCCGGAGCGGCTGTTCCTGGTTGCCGCCGTCGAGGACGGACAACCCGGCTGGGACGCGTTCCTGGAGCGCTGCCGGAAGACCGGCATTCCCGTCGCTGCCGAGCCGGCCGCCGGCCCCGCCGGACACGTCACCCTGGTGGGCGGCGGCCCCGGCACCGGGGACCTGCTTACGGTGGCAGCCCTCAAGGCACTCCGTGATGCCGACGTCGTGTTCTACGACCGCCTGGCGCCCTACCAGGAACTGCCGCTGCTGACGTCCGCGGAACTGGTGGACGTCGGAAAGAAGCCCGGGCACCACAAGGTCAGCCAGTCGGACATCGAAAAGCTGATGGTGGAGAGCGCGCTGGCCGGAAACAACGTGGTCCGCCTCAAGGGCGGCGACCCCTACGTCTTTGGCCGCGGCGGGGAGGAAGTTGCCGCCTGCGTGGCCGCGGGCGTCCAGGTCCAGGTAGTGTCCGGCGTCACCAGCGCCATTTCGGTCCCGGCCGCCGCCGGTATCCCGGTAACGCACCGCGAAGTCAGCCACATGTTCACCGTGGTCTCCGGGCACGCGCCGCTAACGGAGAAGGAGCACCACCACCTTGCCGGCCTGGGCGGGACGATCGTGGTGCTGATGGGCATCGGCACCCTCCACCAGCTGGCGGCGGGCTTGCGCCGCGCCGGTATGCGCCCCGACATGCCCATGGCCGTGGTGGAACGCGGCTACCGGCCCGGCCAGCGGACCACCATCGCAGACCTCGGCACCATCACCTCCGCCGCGGCCCGCTGCAGCAACCCGGCAGTGCTGGTCATCGGCGAGGTGGTCCGGGTGGCAGAAGCCAACCGGAACCACGCCGCTGCCGCCGCAGACCTGGACAGGCTTGCGGCCTCGCTGCTGGGATCATGA